Proteins co-encoded in one Burkholderia ambifaria AMMD genomic window:
- a CDS encoding SDR family NAD(P)-dependent oxidoreductase gives MSTSKVIIVTGASRGIGAETVNAFRAQGHRVVATSRSIGPSDDPDLVTVAGDIGDPAVSRRVVDTAIERFGRVDTLVNNAGVFIAKPFTQYTADDYAAITRVNLDGFFHVTQRAIAAIQRHGGGHVVSITTSLIDHANSNVPSVLASLTKGGLNAATKSLAIEYAKAGIRVNAVSPGIINSPMHAPDTHATLAALHPVGRMGEMSDIVGAILYLDSAPFVTGEILHVDGGQSAGH, from the coding sequence ATGAGCACGTCCAAAGTCATCATCGTCACCGGCGCATCGCGAGGCATCGGTGCTGAAACGGTCAACGCATTCCGCGCCCAGGGCCATCGGGTGGTCGCGACGTCCCGTTCGATCGGGCCGTCGGACGATCCCGATCTCGTCACCGTCGCGGGCGACATCGGCGATCCGGCGGTCTCGCGGCGCGTGGTCGACACCGCAATCGAGCGCTTCGGTCGGGTCGACACCCTCGTCAACAACGCCGGCGTGTTCATCGCGAAGCCGTTCACGCAATACACCGCGGACGACTATGCGGCCATCACCCGCGTGAACCTGGACGGCTTCTTCCACGTCACGCAGCGCGCGATCGCGGCGATACAGCGGCATGGCGGCGGACACGTGGTCAGCATCACGACGAGCCTCATCGACCACGCGAACAGCAACGTGCCATCGGTACTCGCATCGCTGACGAAAGGCGGGCTCAATGCGGCGACGAAGTCGCTTGCGATCGAGTATGCGAAGGCCGGCATCCGCGTGAACGCCGTGTCGCCCGGCATTATCAACTCGCCGATGCATGCGCCCGACACGCATGCAACGCTCGCAGCGCTGCATCCGGTCGGCCGGATGGGCGAGATGAGCGACATCGTCGGCGCGATCCTGTATCTCGATTCGGCGCCGTTCGTCACCGGCGAGATCCTGCACGTGGACGGCGGCCAGAGCGCCGGGCACTGA